Proteins encoded within one genomic window of Polypterus senegalus isolate Bchr_013 chromosome 6, ASM1683550v1, whole genome shotgun sequence:
- the LOC120531296 gene encoding fibrinogen-like protein 1-like protein isoform X1: MGLHYGSSLRGGALSSEKRVIYWFQIHFLGCFAVLLGLSQLCISTLTPYKAYSDCSQLPSTSPSGVYVIQPKDTHPLMVYCDMNTTGGGWTVIQRNNGSGELTWDESWTTYKYGFGDLLGDHWVGIEYIHKIASQTIYQVRFVIYDATYNMRYADYNMFLVDNEKNGYKLRLGSYSGTAGDGMTVPETSKLHDNKKFSTRDKDQDSYGGNCASGYGGWWYDACVASNLNVKSSLNWHKLCSNCLGSAILIRPSSICKVA; encoded by the exons ATGGGTTTGCATtacgggtcctccttgcgtggtggtgctttgagtagtgagaaaagagttatatact GGTTTCAGATTCATTTCTTGGGCTGCTTTGCAGTTCTCTTGGGTTTGTCCCAGTTATGCATATCCACCCTGACCCCGTACAAAG CCTACAGTGACTGCAGCCAACTGCCCAGTACCAGTCCAAGTGGGGTGTATGTAATTCAGCCCAAAGACACACACCCCTTAATGGTGTACTGTGATATGAACACAACTGGTGGTGGCTGGACTGTCATCCAGAGGAATAATGGTTCTGGTGAGCTGACTTGGGATGAATCCTGGACCACCTACAAGTATGGCTTTGGAGATCTTCTGGGAGACCACTGGGTGGGAATAGAGTACATCCACAAAATAGCATCACAGACAATCTATCAAGTCCGCTTTGTGATCTATGATGCAACGTACAATATGAGGTATGCTGATTATAACATGTTCTTAGTtgataatgaaaaaaatggcTACAAACTGAGACTTGGCAGCTACTCTGGAACTGCAGGGGATGGCATGACTGTACCAGAAACCAGCAAACTGCATGACAATAAAAAGTTCTCCACTAGGGATAAGGATCAGGACAGTTATGGTGGCAACTGTGCAAGTGGTTATGGGGGCTGGTGGTATGATGCATGTGTTGCctcaaatttaaatgtaaagagtAGTCTGAACTGGCACAAACTCTGCTCAAACTGCTTGGGGTCTGCCATCCTCATTCGACCTTCTAGCATATGCAAGGTTGCTTAA
- the LOC120531296 gene encoding fibrinogen-like protein 1-like protein isoform X2: MRFQIHFLGCFAVLLGLSQLCISTLTPYKAYSDCSQLPSTSPSGVYVIQPKDTHPLMVYCDMNTTGGGWTVIQRNNGSGELTWDESWTTYKYGFGDLLGDHWVGIEYIHKIASQTIYQVRFVIYDATYNMRYADYNMFLVDNEKNGYKLRLGSYSGTAGDGMTVPETSKLHDNKKFSTRDKDQDSYGGNCASGYGGWWYDACVASNLNVKSSLNWHKLCSNCLGSAILIRPSSICKVA; this comes from the exons ATGA GGTTTCAGATTCATTTCTTGGGCTGCTTTGCAGTTCTCTTGGGTTTGTCCCAGTTATGCATATCCACCCTGACCCCGTACAAAG CCTACAGTGACTGCAGCCAACTGCCCAGTACCAGTCCAAGTGGGGTGTATGTAATTCAGCCCAAAGACACACACCCCTTAATGGTGTACTGTGATATGAACACAACTGGTGGTGGCTGGACTGTCATCCAGAGGAATAATGGTTCTGGTGAGCTGACTTGGGATGAATCCTGGACCACCTACAAGTATGGCTTTGGAGATCTTCTGGGAGACCACTGGGTGGGAATAGAGTACATCCACAAAATAGCATCACAGACAATCTATCAAGTCCGCTTTGTGATCTATGATGCAACGTACAATATGAGGTATGCTGATTATAACATGTTCTTAGTtgataatgaaaaaaatggcTACAAACTGAGACTTGGCAGCTACTCTGGAACTGCAGGGGATGGCATGACTGTACCAGAAACCAGCAAACTGCATGACAATAAAAAGTTCTCCACTAGGGATAAGGATCAGGACAGTTATGGTGGCAACTGTGCAAGTGGTTATGGGGGCTGGTGGTATGATGCATGTGTTGCctcaaatttaaatgtaaagagtAGTCTGAACTGGCACAAACTCTGCTCAAACTGCTTGGGGTCTGCCATCCTCATTCGACCTTCTAGCATATGCAAGGTTGCTTAA